Proteins encoded in a region of the Populus alba chromosome 13, ASM523922v2, whole genome shotgun sequence genome:
- the LOC118061420 gene encoding uncharacterized protein, translating into MMSLLQKPKSKFFQVLFFLLLMCIPSFFAFPPNSSATSISAAEGNKEAEALLKWKASLDDNHSQAVLSSWVGSSPCKWLGITCDNTGSVANFSLPHFGLRGTLQSFNFSSFPNLLTLNLWNNSLYGTIPSHISNLTKITNLDLCENHFNGSLPPEMNNLTHLMVLNFFSNSFTGHLPRDLCLGRLLVKFSAGYNYFSGPIPKSLRNCTSLFRVRLDRNQLTGNISEDFGLYPNLNYMDLSHNYLYGELTWKWGGFHNLTSLKLSNNNITGEIPSELGKATGLQVIDLSSNLLKGTIPKELGQLKALFNLALHNNHLFGVLPVEIQMISQLRALNLDSNNLGGSIPKQVGECAILVQLNLSHNKFIGSIPFEIGFLHFLEDLDLSGNLLAGEIPSQIGQLNQLETMNLSHNKLSGLIPTAFVDLVSLIDIDISYNELEGPIPKIKAFIEAPYEAFINNSGLCGNVSGLKPCTLLTSRRKSNKIVILILFPLLGSLLLLLIMVGSLYFHRRTSRERVSCLGERQSPHNFVVWGHEEEILHETIIQATNNFNFNNCIGKGGYGIVYRAMLPTGQVVAVKKLHPSREGELVDLKTFRNEIRMLIDIRHRNIVKLYGFCSLIEHSFLVYKFIERGSLKMNLSSEEQAMDLDWNRRLNVVKGVANALSYLHHDCSPPIIHQDISSSNVLLDSEYKAHVSDFGTARLLMPDSTNWTSFAGTFGYIAPELAYTMRVNEKCDVYSFGVVTMEVIMGMHPGDLISSLSASAFSSSSFSQINQHSLLKDVMDQRIPLPENGVAEGVVNIIKIAFACLLPNPQSRPTMRQVASQLIARWPPLAKSFSAITLEDLMPQTTVTG; encoded by the exons ATGATGTCCTTACTACAGAAaccaaaatcaaagtttttccaagtccttttttttctccttctaatgtgcattccttctttctttgccTTTCCTCCTAATTCCTCTGCAACTTCAATTAGTGCTGCTGAAGGTAATAAAGAAGCGGAGGCTCTCCTAAAATGGAAAGCAAGTCTTGATGACAACCACAGCCAAGCTGTCCTGTCTTCTTGGGTTGGCAGCAGCCCTTGCAAGTGGCTTGGAATCACTTGTGACAATACTGGAAGTGTCGCGAATTTCAGCCTTCCACATTTTGGTCTGAGAGGTACGCTTCAAAGTTTCAACTTCTCATCCTTCCCAAATCTTCTCACTCTCAATCTCTGGAACAATTCACTCTATGGAACTATTCCATCCCACATTAGTAACCTGACCAAAATCACCAATTTAGACTTGTGTGAAAATCATT TCAATGGTTCTCTGCCCCCCGAGATGAATAATCTCACACATTtgatggttttgaattttttttcaaacagttTCACTGGCCATTTACCACGAGACTTGTGCCTGGGTAGGTTACTTGTAAAATTTTCAGCCGGCTACAATTATTTTTCTGGTCCAATCCCTAAAAGCTTGCGAAATTGTACTAGTCTATTTAGAGTTAGGCTTGATCGGAACCAATTGACGGGGAATATTTCTGAAGATTTCGGCCTCTACCCAAACTTGAACTATATGGACCTAAGTCACAATTATTTGTATGGTGAGCTTACGTGGAAATGGGGAGGTTTTCACAACTTGACGAGCCTAAAATTGTCAAACAATAATATCACAGGTGAGATACCATCAGAGCTTGGAAAGGCTACTGGGCTACAAGTCATTGATCTCTCGTCAAATCTCCTGAAGGGGACAATTCCAAAAGAACTGGGGCAGTTGAAGGCGTTGTTCAACCTTGCTCTTCATAACAACCATCTTTTTGGTGTCCTTCCCGTTGAAATCCAAATGATATCTCAACTTCGTGCCCTTAATTTAGATTCTAATAACCTTGGTGGATCAATCCCAAAACAAGTGGGAGAGTGCGCAATTTTAGTACAGTTGAACTTGAGTCATAATAAGTTCATAGGGAGCATCCCATTTGAGATAGGCTTCCTGCATTTTCTTGAAGATCTAGATCTCAGTGGGAATCTTCTGGCAGGAGAGATACCATCACAAATTGGGCAATTGAATCAGTTAGAAACGATGAACCTCTCTCACAACAAACTTTCCGGTTTGATTCCAACTGCTTTTGTAGATTTGGTGAGCTTGATAGATATAGACATCTCCTACAATGAACTAGAGGGCCCTATTCCAAAAATCAAAGCCTTCATTGAAGCTCCATATGAAGCTTTTATAAATAATAGTGGTCTCTGTGGAAATGTCAGTGGTCTAAAGCCTTGTACTCTTCTTACAAGCAGGAGAAAGAGCAAcaaaattgtcattttgattctttttccaCTCCTGGGCAGTCTACTTCTACTACTTATCATGGTTGGGAGTTTATACTTTCACCGCCGAACAAGTAGAGAAAGAGTTTCCTGTTTAGGAGAGCGACAAAGTCCACACAATTTTGTAGTATGGGGCCATGAGGAAGAGATCCTACATGAAACTATCATCCAGGCCACTAATAATTTCAACTTCAATAACTGCATTGGGAAAGGGGGATACGGAATTGTTTATCGAGCCATGTTGCCAACAGGTCAGGTGGTTGCCGTGAAGAAACTTCACCCATCCAGAGAGGGCGAGCTTGTGGATTTGAAAACTTTTAGAAATGAGATTCGCATGTTAATAGATATTCGACATCGGAATATTGTGAAGTTATATGGATTTTGTTCATTAATAGAGCACTCTTTTTTAGTTTACAAGTTCATAGAAAGGGGAAGTTTGAAGATGAATTTATCTAGCGAAGAACAGGCAATGGACTTGGATTGGAATAGAAGGCTTAATGTTGTTAAAGGAGTGGCCAATGCATTATCCTATTTGCACCATGATTGCTCGCCTCCAATCATTCATCAAGACATTTCCAGCAGCAATGTTCTTTTAGATTCGGAATACAAGGCTCATGTTTCGGATTTTGGGACAGCTCGGCTTTTAATGCCTGACTCGACCAACTGGACCTCATTTGCTGGCACCTTCGGATACATAGCTCCAG AGCTAGCTTACACAATGAGAGTGAACGAGAAGTGCGATGTCTACAGCTTTGGAGTGGTCACAATGGAAGTAATAATGGGAATGCATCCGGGTGATCTCATCTCATCTCTTTCTGCATCTGCTTTTTCCTCCTCATCGTTCTCTCAAATCAACCAGCATTCATTGTTGAAGGATGTGATGGACCAACGTATCCCACTTCCTGAAAATGGAGTTGCAGAAGGTGTTGTCAACATTATCAAAATAGCATTTGCATGCTTGCTTCCCAATCCCCAATCTAGGCCAACCATGCGACAAGTAGCTTCGCAGCTCATAGCTCGATGGCCTCCGCTGGCAAAGTCATTCTCCGCAATAACATTGGAAGATCTGATGCCTCAAACAACTGTGACAGGCTGA